ATGCGAGTTGCGGCGAGCACAAAAACCATTAATATTAGTCTTCAATAAGATTGACTTGTATCCTGAGACGGATCGCGAGGCGATTTACAACAATTTGCGGCAACTCGCTGTAACGCAGGGAGATGAAGTGGTATCTCCTGATGAAATTGTCATGGTAGCAGCAGAACCCGCGCCGCTGGAAGTGCGTGTCGAGTGGGCTGATGACAATGTAACATACGAACTAGAGACGCCAGCACCACAGATTACAGAACTTCAGCAGGCAATTTTAAGAATTCTTAATCGCGAAGGGCGATCGCTGTTGGCTTTAAATGCGTTGGTACAAGCCCGCGAAGCAACAGCGACAATTGCACATAAAACTGTAGAATTGCGTCAACAAGAAGCTGAAGATTTAATCTGGCAGTTTACCAAGTACAAAGCGCTAGCAGTCGCCCTTAATCCGATTGCATTTCTAGATGTACTCGGTGGTGTTGTTGCTGACTTGGCTTTGATTCGCTCTTTAGCACGTGTGTATGGTTTACCAATGACAGGCTACGAAGCCACAAAGCTGTTGCGAACGATTTCGTTAAGTTCTGGCGGTTTACTTTTGACTGAACTGGGAAGTGGGATGTTTTTAGGTTTGGGTAAAAGTACTGCGGCAATTGCTAGCAGTGAAAACCCTGGGAACTTAACTGCCTATTTTGGTGCGGCGATCGCGCAAGGTAGTATTGCTGGTTACGGTTCTTACATCGTCGGACACGCTGCCCAAGTTTACTTAGAACGCGGCTGCACTTGGGGACAACTCGGAACGAGCACCGTTATTGAAGAAATCTTAGCAGAAGTAGATCGCGACACCATACTCTATCGCTTGCGTCAAGAATTAAGTCAACATTTGAATTAAAGTTGTTAACAGCAAGTGATTAGTTTTGAGCTTTGAATTAACTCGCTACACTCGCTCATCAATTAACGCCAACTATCGATATCGATCGCCGCAAAGCCTTCTTTTTCGGCTAGTGTTAACATACTGCCCAACTGTCGCCAAATTAAGATACCGAGAAATAAAGTTAATGGTAGCGCGACTATATAAGCGATTAAGCCTGGAAAGCCGAAGACTTCTAAACCCGCAGCAAGAAAGAAGTACACACCGATAGTGATACCTATAAAGGGGACAACTAACGACACTGTAGGCAATTGCGAACTCATACTGCTAATGCGATCGCTCGACCAGTTTTGCACAATTTGCTTCAAAGTTGCACCAAAAGCTGCGCCTGAAGTCAGTGAGACAAGAAAACCTGCAATCATTAAAAAGTATGGTGGCTCTGGCAAATAGTACATGAAAAACTCCGCGTTTACTGCTGTTTAGGAAAAATAGCGAACGAACTCACGAGTGGTAAAATTGCTGCGGTGCGCTCTTTTGATATCTCAGTTAAAGCATCAAGTGCGACATTTAAGATGCGATTTGGCTTTAGCTCATCTTTGACTAAATTCCAGATGCGTTGCACTTCTGCGGTATGCAGGCGATCGTCTTCGGTTAAAGCTATCAATAATTGCTGGCGCAGGAATTTACCTTCTTCGGATATGAGGTATTGTAAAGCTAACTGTGCAGTTGGTATCAAGTCAAATCTTTTATCAGCTTGGGCGATCGCGATCAAGTTTTCTAGTCGCTCCCACTGAAACTTACCATCTTTGAATAACACATTGAGTAGTCGGCGCCGTAGCTGAGGTGTTTCGCCCGTTAGTAATCGTCGTGCAACGTAAGGATAGGATACCTCAACGATCTTGAAGTTCGGGTTCAGACTCAGCGCGATTCCTTCTTGCGTCACCAAAGAACGAATAATTAAGGCAAACTGTGCGGGAACGCGGAAAGGATAATCATACATCAACTCCGAAAACGAGTCGGTAATCGACTTAAAGTTAAAGTCAGCGACGCTTTGACCAATCGCTTGACCAAGTACGGCTTCTAGCGCTGGAACGATTGGACAAATATTTGTATCTGGAGTCAAAAACCCTAGTTTGACAAAATCAGCGGCTAACTCGTTATAGTCTTTGTTTACCAGATGCACGATCGCATCGACTAAAGTTTCTTTCGTGAGTTCGCTTAGCTGATCCATCATGCCAAAGTCTATGTACGCTATTCGACCATCAGGCATTGCAAACAAATTTCCTGGATGGGGATCGGCATGAAAGAAACCGTGTTCTAATAGCTGCTGCAACCCCGCAGTCACACCAATTTCGATAAGTGTGTCTGTATCTAAACCTGCTTCACGGATGCTTTGTGTGTCGGTTAATTTAAAGCCGTTAATCCATTCGAGCGTTAGAACGCGAGTAGCAGTAAATCGCCAGTAAATTGCGGGAACTTTGACGCGGAGGTCGTTACGAAAATTGGTAGCGAACTTTTCAGCGTTACGCGCTTCGTTGAGATAATCAATTTCTTCAAATAACTTAGTACCGAACTCATCAACGATCATTTTGAGATCGTGACCAAGATTTAGCGGTAGCCACGGTGATATCCATCCAGCCGTCCACCGCATTAAATATAAATCGAGTGTCAATACAGGGCGCAAATTGGGGCGTTGTACCTTAACAGCAACTTCTTCGCCACTGTGCAGACGCGCGCGATACACTTGACCAAGACTTGCTGCGGCGACAGGATGTGGTGAAATCTCACTGTATATGTCTTGAACCGAGCGATTTAACTCTGTTTCAATTGTTCGGAAAGCGATCGCATTATCAAACGGCGGTAGCTGGTCTTGCAGTTTGGTAAGTTCGTCGAGAAAGTTTTTACGAATGAGGTCAGGTCTTGTCGAAAGCGCTTGACCAACTTTGATGAATGTTGGTCCTAGGCGAGTCAGAATTTGTCGTAACTGCGTTGCTCGTTTAAACTTGTTCTGTTCTTCTCGATTCTGCCACTTATCCCAATAAAGACCGAGGATAAATCCAGCAAAACACCAAATAATAGTACAAGCCCGCCAAAGTACTAACCAAGGACGGTAGCGATAGTAACGTGCGATCGCTTCCGGATCGTAACGGCGGTTATTCTGAGCAAGTTGATACTGACCCACGCCTTTATTTGCCTCTTATACTGGTATCACTGACAGCTGCAACTTTTAGTAACACTTGTTACAGTAGTTGCTAGCACAACTTAATTATTCTGTACTTAGAGTAATCAGTTTATAGATAAGGATTTCCGGTAAGCCCATCAGTAATTTATCTTTAAGACCGACCATCAAACTTTATCTTTTCCTTAACTATAGTATATAAAACTACAAATAAATAATAAGAAAAATTACAAATTTCTTTCCTTGGAGAGAGTCCAGTAAGTAGAAGGCAGAAGGAAATTGCCATAAATCAATTTATTAATGCCGTATTTCTTAGATGATGCATCTGGAGATACAGATGATTTGTTTATCCGTCAGTAAAGTTAAGGGCTTCAAACCATGAAGCAGAAAAAGAAGTTCTTGATCTAGAACATCAAAGCCTCCTGCTTTCTGCCTCGCTTCAGTAAATATTCTTCGCCCCCTAGCCTTCTAATGTGAAGATTTCGCCTCCAAATTCTCTAAACGACTTCTCAGTTCTTGATTTTGTTGTTTCAGCGCGTCGAGTTCTTCACGCAGTTGCTTAACACCTTGATCTGTGCCAACTGTACTTTGCACTCGCGATACAGCTTCTTCCGCCATGCGCCGTACCCGCCCGTCAGGAGTTTGACTTGCTAAAGCTTGTAGAATGCCAATTGCTTTAGGAGTTTCCATTTGTCCTAGGGCACTGACAACGGAGACTTGAGTTAAGAAAAATGATTCGCGCGAGAGTTCTTCAAGTTGCTGCAAAACGCGTTCAAGATTGACTGTACTTAGCCCTGTGGAGATGGTACCGAGGGCGCGAATTGCGCTGAGTCGCAGTGCTTGCGGTACGCCTAGTTTGGTATATTCCAAGATAAGGTCGAGGGCTGGTTCAGCGGTTTTCATTTGACTTAAACCCGCGATCGCACCTGCACGCACAACCTCGTTCCATCCCGCTTTTTGTTCTAAAACTGATTTGAGCAGTTTCACCACTTTTTCTTCTTTGGGCTTCGCATCGACTGTGCCACCCGCAATTGCGCCAATCGCCTTCATTGCAGATGCTTCAACGTAGTAGCTAGGATCGCCATTTTCTACGAGGGGTTTAATGGCTTTATAACTTTGGTGTGTTTTAATATCAGCGAGGGCTTCTACCACTGCACGGCGAACTAGAGGACGATCATCCTCTAAACCAGCGACTAAACCATCAAATGCTTGATCGAGTTTGACTTGGGCGAGTTGTTTGGCAGCTTCGGCGCAGACTCCCCAAAACGAATTTTGTTTCAATGCTTGCGAAAGGGCTTTTACCGCTTCTAGTCCACCTTTTTTCGCCAAAGCTTCCGCTGCATATATTCGCGAAATTGGGTCAGAATCAAATTCTAATTGTGCTTTTAACTCTGGTAGGGGATACTCTAAAGTGACTGTTTTTAAGTAGTTATTCCCGACATCAAAACTGACAAACTGCGGTTTCTCCTCTAACGGAAAATAGAAACTCTGCTCTTTTTCGTGTATCCGCACAGTAAATGTTTTCAATTGGGGAGAAGATTCTGCGCTGTTGGTATAGCCAAACGCGATTGGGATTTTCAAGTCAAATAAATCGCTGCTAATACCGTTTGAACCTTCTTTCGCTTGCGTTTGCGTCACAGTAACTTTAGCTAATTTGCTATCGCCATCCCAAGTGTAAGCAACTTTAAAATCCGGGTGTCCGCCACGATAAACGTATTGGTCAAATAGAAATAGTAAATTTCTTCCTGTCGCTTTTTCAATCGCGCGGAGTAAGTCGATTGTTTCGACTGTTTTGTGGGCATTATCTTGAACAAATGTATGAATCGCTTGCCAAAACAACTCTTCTCCTAATTCGGCGCGAATCATGTGATAGACACACGAACCTTTTTCGTAAAGGTGGCGATCGTATAATTCAATTGCTTCGCGGTAAACGTGCGTAACGATTGGACGGCGATAACGACTGCTATCTTCGGCTAAGTAATTGCGCGCTTCGAGTAAACGGTAATAAGCAGCTTCTTCTGCGCCATACTCGTGTTCTGTCCACATGACTTCTGAATAAGAAGCCATACCTTCTTTAATCCAAGCATGAGACCAGTGCTTTATCACAACAAGATCGCCAAACCATTGATGTGCCAGTTCATGCGCGACTAAGCTTTCGGTGTTGCGGTTGTCGAGTGCGGCGCGTTCATCGAGTAAGCAGCGATCTGTGAGTAAAGTAGTAGAGGTGTTTTCCATTCCTCCAAAAATAAAATCGTCTACGCAGACTTGCGCGTACTTCGGATAAGGGTAGAGATAACCATACTTCTCGCTAAAAAATTCAATCATGCGCGGCGTTTTGCCCATAGTGCGCTGTGCGTCTGCTTCGCGTCCTTTTTCGACGTAGTAAGTGACAGGTTTACCGTTCCATTCGTCTTGAATTTCGGCAAAGTCTCCTACCGCAAGTGTCATAAGGTAAGTAGGGTGAACTTGCTCTTGTAACCAGTGGTAAATTTTGGCGTCGCCGTCTTCAGCAGTGTCGATCAGCGTTCCATTGGAAATGGCAATGTTAGGTTTGGGAACGCGGACGCGAATTTCGGATGTTGATAGTTGTCCAGGGTAGTCGAAGCAAGGAAACCAGAAGCGCGAGTCTTCATCTTCTCCCTGCGTCCAAACTTGTGTCGGTTTATGGGGATAGTGTTGATCGGGAGTAATAAAGTAAATACCGCGTTGAGGTTTTTCCGCTGAGTAGGCGATCGCAATCTTGATCGCTTCACCTACAACTGTTGCTGATACCAGTTGAATATGCAATTGCGAACCATCATATTCAAATACTTGTGGTGTATCGTCAACGTGTACTGATTGAATATTCAGGTTAACTGCGTCTAACGTCAACCTTTCGATGCCATTGCGGATTGGCTTAAGCTGGATAACACAAGTTCCTTGATAACTCTTACTCGGAATATCTAAATTTAGATCTAAGAAAATATGCTCAACTTGTCCTGGACGATCTGGGTTGTAGTGAGGTTTTGCCCCTGGTAGTTCAAAGGAGCGGTGGCGGTTATTATCTGTATCAAAGTAGAACTGTGACATCTATTATGCTTATCCTCAAATACTAAAAGCGATCGCTGCAACTTGTTTTTCTAGGGTAGCGCTTCTGACAAATAAAGCAGTGCTAGTGCTTGAGAGGCGATCGCCAAACTAAAATTTGCTTTGAGATTTGTTGTGCTTAAACTGAAATTTGTCACATTAGTCAACTCAAATTGAGGACTAATAAGTAGGTGGGCATAATTAAATATCACACGTAACATTTGTCAGGTAATCGGTAATGGGTAATCGAGACTCTTTTCAATGACCAATGACCAGTTACTGCCGTTCCTTCTTTAGAGACCTCTTTAGGCGTGCGGCGGCTTCGCCAATTACCAGCCCTTAAGTTATGTTTATTTTTACCCACTTACTTAGTATGGCAATGTTGTCTATCTTCAAGACTTATATAAAATAGCTTGCAATGATCAATAATTGTTGACAATAACTATTACCGCTGCGCAAGTTTCATCCTATCAAAATAGATATGTTAACCACTTAAAAAAGAATATTATTGTAATAATTTATCTATTAATTTAAATGAGTAAAAATACTAAAATACGCCTACTCTTGTTGATAGGTGAAGAGCTACAATTATGGCAGTAGAACGGACTATCAGACGTAGTCGCACAGTAACGGTTTTTTTCGAGATTTTCGGAAATTTGCGTTGAAAGGAAATGTTGTGGAACTAGCGATCGCAGTTATTATTGGCGGTGCATTTAGCAATATCGTAACCTCGTTTGCGCAAGATATCGTCATGCCATTGATTAACCCACTCATTCCCGCCGAAGATTGGCGCGAAGTCATTAATACAAGTCCAAATATATAGAATAGAATTGGTAGTTTTATAGGCTCGGTCGTTGATTTTATTATTGCGTTTGCCCTATATCTAGCAATTCGCTCCCTAGCCCGCTTTAAGCGTCAAGAAGAACTTGTACCACCAGAACCGACACAAGAGTATCCTTATTATTTAACTAAAATCCTCATTGCGGCAACTCGTTGCCCTGCTTGTACTTCAGAATTGTCACCCCAAAGCCCGATAATAAGCTAGAGAAGACATACATTTTTAGTATTACGTTATGACTGTTGCTGCCAATACTGCGCCAGAAATCGCATCCCGTTTTGTTAATCGAGTACTTGCAATTAAGCCGTTGGCAAATTTAGCCAAGCACCAAGCACGGCAAATGATGATTAAACGTGCAGAAAAAATTGGTGTTCCTTGGACGAAGCAAGTACAAGAATTAAAACAGCTTGACTGGGATACTCAACTTGCACAAGTCGAAAATCCGCATTTGCAATATCCTGATTACTATTGCTGTTCGTTTCATGCTTACGAGCAAGGTAATTTAAGCTGGGATGCGGCGCTAGAAGTCGAAGTTGCCGCCCGCGCAGTTCATGCAGGAATTTGGGCAGATGCAGGCGCAGAGGGTGATGCTCGGCTCCGCGCGTCGTATCATGACATTCTCAAAGAAGTTGCGCAGCCACGCGACATTCTAGATATCGGCTGTAGTGTTGGTATGAGTACGTTTGCCTTACAAGAAGTCTACCCACACGCAGCAATTACTGGTTTAGATTTATCACCTTATTTTCTTGCGGTTGCCAATTACCGCGCGCAACAACGTCAAAATCAAATCAACTGGGTACACGCGGCGGCTGAATCGACTGGATTAGCATCAGCATCGTTTGATTTAGTTTCGATCTTTCTGGTATGTCACGAATTGCCACAATCGGCGACACGGCAAATTTTTCAAGAAGTACGACGCTTACTTCGTCCTGGTGGCTATTTAGCAATTATGGATATGAATCCGCAATCAGAAATTTACGGTAAGATGCCTCCTTACATTTTGACGTTACTCAAAAGCACCGAGCCGTATTTAGATGAATATTTCACTCTGGATATTGAAGCAGCGTTGAAAGACGCAGGGTTTCAAAATATTGCGATCGCGCCTAATACCCCCCGCCATCGTACTATCACGGCACAAGTAGCGGTTGGGTAGCATTTTCGCCCCCTAAATCCCCCACTTGTGGGGGACTTTGAATGGTTTGGAGTGTCTGCCTCCTCTTGCTCTTCCTTAGAATTGGGAGAAGATGAAGAAAAATATTTGTTTACGGAACTATAGGGGGTTCGCCTGAGTGGTAGGTTCCTAACTTTGGGATTGAAGGAAGAAAAATTGAATTCTTGCAAAAAGTCTAATGTACCAGTTCCCTAACCTCTGATTGCTGATCTCTAACTCCTTGGATAGTCTGATCGCAGTAAATTTCACAAGAATTGTTGGGACTTTCAATTAGCTTAACTTTGTGTAATGTAGCTCCTAGTTCTTGGATGGGCGATCGCAAAACATTACTGATGTATACCGCGATATTTTCTGCGGTTGGGACAACTTCGGCAAAGTAAGCGATGTCTTTGTTTAAGAAGGTATGATCGAGCGGTTCGACAACTAAATCATCGATGATTTGTTGCAATGCACCTAAGTCAACGAGCATTCCGGTACGCGGGTCAATCTCACCTTTAACAGTGACTTCTAAATGATAGTTGTGTCCGTGTCCGTTGGGACGCGCGCACTTACCATAAATTTCTGAGTTCTCTTCGTAACTGAGATCCGGACGTGCTAGCCGATGTGCAGCGCTGAAGTGTGTACTGAGTGTTAAGTAAGCTTCCATGCCGTTTCCTTGATATTCTGCCCAAAGTTCTGGATGTTCAAAGAGTTGAATGCGGACTAAAGATAAGTAAGGTGCTAGTCGCTGCCAAATGACTCTGGCAATGTTTTCGGTGGTAGGCAGTGTTTGTTGAAATTCTGTCCAAACATCGTTAAGGTGCGAAAAATCGAGTTGGCTAGTAACTTCGCGCTTGATTACCTGTTTGACTTCAGACAAATTTTGTACCATGCCATATTCATCGAGTTCACCGGCGAGGGAAACATATAGAATGTAGTTGTGTCCGTGTCCTGGTGTTCGCGCGCAAAGTCCAAAACGCTGTGTATTCTCAGCCTCACTTAATTCGGGTAGCCAATACCGATGACTCGCTGAAAACTGTGCGCGACGGTTAACAATGCATTGCATGAGTACACGAGTTGTTGAATGTAAAGTTTTTTGAATGATGCTGATAACAGCATAAACTAATTAGCGTGCGCATTGCACCTGACGCTGAGTTGTGAATGCAATCGATGTTTGATTCTCGTTTCTGTCCGCGTGAGTTTACACAATTTCCCATCGAGTTTGGTTGGCAGCAGCTGCGACCGCCAATTTTGCTCTTTCTGGCAATTCTCATCGCTATTGTTGTTAGCTTTTGGCTCATTACTCGTAAGTGGCGTTTCAATCGAAAATGGATAATTCCTGGTATTGCTGCACTCGTGTTTAGCTTGATTGCGATTGGCTTGCTGTCTATTGTTGTTGTGAATGGACTATTTCTGCCTGCTGATCCTGGAACTTCTGTCGATGCGATTGTCATTTTAGGTCGAGGTAGAGCCTTGAGAATGGAGCGGGCTAGGGTTGCGACTCAATTGTGGCAAGCTAAAAGAGCACCCGTAATTTTTGTCAGTGGTCGAGGTGATGCTTTACCAATTATTGAGTTATTGATTGCACAAGGTGTACCTAGAAATGTTGTCGATGGCGAAAACTGTTCATTGACGACGAAAGAAAATGCGATTTTTTCAGCAGCAATTCTACAACAGCGAAACATTCAACGAATTTTACTAATCAGCGATCCTCCGCATATGTGGCGATCGCTGGTCGAATTTCGTGCTTATGGATTTACGGTTATTCCGCGTACAAGTCAGTTACCAGATGAGTGGAATTTACCACAAATAGCTTACGTAGCTTTACGTGAATCAATTGGTTTCCCGTGGTATCTTTGGCGACAGCTTGTAGCTCCACCTTCTCAGATGATGCCGGATGTTGAACTATCAGCTTTGCTGCAAAAAGCACAACAGTACGGTCAACAACGTCTCTATGTTGATTAAGCGATCGCCTCTAGCGATTCTTGGGCTTCGCAATGCAAACCAGCCGCGATTCGGAATAATTCTTGACCCATGTGCAAATAGCGATCGTCATAGTTGAGTGGAAAGTAACTCAACTCTTCGATGCCATCGCCTACTTGATTGAGACAGTAGTACAAGTGCGCTGCGGCTCCCGCAACACTAGGAGGATTCGGCAACGAGCGAAACGCTACTTGCGCTTGTTTGAGCCAGTCGCGACAGCTTTGCAGATAATCTTCAAAATCTCCTAATAATTCATCGTCAAACGGATCGGCTGCCAAATTTTCGATTTGTTCTTCTAACGAGTTGAGAATTCGGCAAATCAAACGATTCACGGGTTGATAGACTTGGTGCAGCCATCGTGCTAATTCCTCATCAGCATCTCTTCCCGTTTGCCGCGAGGTACGGTATTGATTTTGTGCTGCTGTGGTACGCTGTTGTCGTTCGCGACGCGTTGTTTTTTGTGTGAGGAGTTGTTCGTCATAGGATTGCCGTTTTTGAACATCTCCTAGAACTTCGTATGCTGCGTTAATGCGAATAATTTGCTCATGATCGGCGGTGTCCTGATGACTATCAGGATGAAATTTTTTTACCAAGCGGCGATAAGCTTGCTTAATTTCCGCTTGGCTCGCTGCTGCATTAACGTCAAGAGTGTCGTAATGATTCGATGCCATCACACCTAATTTAGCGTTAATTCATCGTGGCAGAAAATTTAGGTTCTAAATCTTGGAACAACGGAGTACTTAGGTAACGTTCGCCAAAGCTGGGCTGAATCATCACAATCAGTTTTCCTTTGTTTTCTGCGCGCTGTCCTACCCGAATTGCAGCACATAAAGCTGCACCACTAGAAATTCCTGAAAGTAGTCCTTCTTCGCGGGCTAAACGGCGTCCGTAGGCGATCGCCTCGTCATCGGTTACTGTTATAACTTCATCAATCATGTCTACGCGCAAAACTTGTGGGATAAACCCTGCACCAATACCTTGAATTTTATGCGGACCTGGCTTTCCACCGGAGAGAACTGGGCTATTTACCGGTTCAACAGCGATCGCCTTAAAACTGGGCTTGCGCGCTTTAATCACTTCCGCAACACCTGTAATTGTGCCGCCAGTACCAACACCTGCCACCATAAAATCAATTTGCCCATCGGTATCTTGCCAAAGTTCTTCTGCGGTGGTTTCCCGATGAATTTGCGCATTCGCAGGATTGCGGAATTGTTGCAGCATATAAGCGTGCGGCGTGCTATCTACAATCATTTGTGCGCGTCGAATCGCTCCACTCATCCCTTCGATACCTGGTGTGAGTTCGAGTTCTGCACCATAAGCGCGCAGCATTGCTCTTCGTTCGGCACTCATTGTTTCGGGCATTGTTAAAATCAACCGATATCCCTTTGCCGCAGCTGCCATCGCGAGTGCAATTCCTGTATTACCTGATGTAGGTTCAACCAAGGTTGTCTTTCCAGGATGAATCAGTTTTTCTTTTTCAGCAGCTTGAATCATGCTCAAGCCAATTCGATCCTTAACTGAGGCAGATGGATTCATGCTTTCTAGCTTCACAACTATCCGCGCGACGCATCCCTCAGCTTGGGGAATGCGATTAAGTTGCACCAAAGGTGTGCGACCAATTACTTCTGTAATATTGTTGGCAATTCGCATAGTTTTAGTTTAGTTAAGAGGAATCTAGATGAGAAAGATGTAAAAAAATTAGAGAAAGATAAGAAAGTCAAGCAGAAATTGCGACCATTACTCACTGCTTCGCTTTAGTTCTGAATTATAAGTGTCAAATTTTGAATAGAAGAAGTTTTCTCTCAAAACTCGAAACTTCTAAGTTGCCCTAAATGTAATACATAATATTCAATTGCTTTCTCGCTGCTCGTTGCTCGCAGAGGTTTTGCAGTGAATATTTTTGCAAAACAGCGTTGGCTGCTTGACGCGATTCTTGCCAAACTTCTTGAACAACTGCGCTTTCTACCGTTTTTGGTTGAGCTTCGTCTTCACAAGTCGTTGTTTCTAGACCGTCTAAGCAGCATATGACGTCGAGTAAAGTAATCTTCCAAGGCTCTCGTGCTAGAACATAACCACCTTTTGCCCCTCGTTGGCTTTTCACTAAACCTCCGCGCCTCAATGTCGCTAGTAGTTGTTCTAGATAGCGATCTGGGATGTGCTGTTGGGCAGCAATTTGCCGAATTTGCAACGGTTCGCCAATTTCGTAGTTAGTTGCTAGCTCTAAGAGCGCAAGCAGCGCATATTCCGTCTTACACGAGAGTTCCACAGGCTAATTTAAACGCGATAGTTTATTAAGCTTTTGATCTGCTGTTCTTCTAGTATACTCCGGTTCTTTACTGGGGTTTAGTGTGTTTGGATAACTAACGATAAAAAAACCCGCTGGTCGCGGGTTAACATTTTTTTTAGTTACGGAGTTTAACTAATCACAACCTAGAAGTTGAAGGTTGTCCGTAGTGTTCCAATGATAACGTCTGAGTTATCGTTGTTTTGACCGGGAGAACTTAACCAAATCACACCAGGTGTAATCGACACGTTATCTGTCAGTTGATATCTGTAGAATCCTTCAACGTGTAACCCGTAGTCACGGTTAAAGCCTACAACGCCAGGTGCATCTACTCCTCTTAACGTAGGTTCTACACCTGCAAAGATACCTAAGAGGTTACCTTCTTTACCCAAGTCTGGGAAAGCAACTCCACCACCAAATGTCCAGATGTCAGCACCGCCGCGACCTAAGAGTGTAGCGTTAGTGTAGGTGCCAAATCCGCTGATAGATATTCTGTCACTTAAGCGAAAAGCAGCCGATACACCATAGGAATTGGTCACGGTAGGACCAACAGCTAAACCTGGAACACCATCGACGAAGCCATCACCACTGACATCAACAAGGTTTGCTTGGGTTGTACCAACGACTGGACCTGCTGATTGATTGCCAAACGAGCCACCGATGTCAAAAATACCGTTACCTGTGGTGTGGTAGCCATGAACGTAAGTTGCTGCTAACGCAACGCGATCGCCTAAGTTGAAGTTCAACTGGGCTAGGGCTGCGTAATCTCCATTACCAATACCCGCACTCAAACCAGGATCGCTGGCATTATCAGCTAAGTAACCTACGGTCAAAGAACTTGGTCTGAGAACACCGCTACCGCCAAATGCTAATGTTAAACCACCTCCAGCACCGCCACCGATTCGATAAATTGGGTTTTGTTGTGCGAAGGTAGAGAGCGCACCTCTCCCACCATCGTAGTCCTCAAAATAAGGATTTGCAGTAGCAGCATAGTCAGCGTGAACGCCACCAGTCGCTGCTAAATACCCTCTAGCTTGACCAAACAGTGGGAAGTCGTATGCTAACCAATCGACCGCAACACTGTTTTCAAAGTTTGGCGATACATTAAAAGTTTGTTGACCTTCAAACGTTGCGTTTGGAGCCGCACCATTAAAAGCACTGAAGCTAAATAGCTGTGCATTTCCTGCTGATAAGCGCGTATGCAAAATATCCGAACCACCAAAGCTGCTTTGGAAGTCCAAGCGTACGCGGTTTTGGAATACAGTGTTGTCGTCTACATCGTCGCCAAACGTATCGCTAATCGCAGCGACAACTTCACCAACTAATTTAGTTGTCGTCGAAAATTGGTTGGCTTCGAGTTCGGCTGTTTGTGCTTCTAAAGCATCTACCCGACCGCGTAGCGTTGCGAGTTCCGCCGCAAATTCTTCTTGCAGCCGCTGGAGGGTTGCTAAGTC
This is a stretch of genomic DNA from Chroogloeocystis siderophila 5.2 s.c.1. It encodes these proteins:
- a CDS encoding ABC1 kinase family protein is translated as MGQYQLAQNNRRYDPEAIARYYRYRPWLVLWRACTIIWCFAGFILGLYWDKWQNREEQNKFKRATQLRQILTRLGPTFIKVGQALSTRPDLIRKNFLDELTKLQDQLPPFDNAIAFRTIETELNRSVQDIYSEISPHPVAAASLGQVYRARLHSGEEVAVKVQRPNLRPVLTLDLYLMRWTAGWISPWLPLNLGHDLKMIVDEFGTKLFEEIDYLNEARNAEKFATNFRNDLRVKVPAIYWRFTATRVLTLEWINGFKLTDTQSIREAGLDTDTLIEIGVTAGLQQLLEHGFFHADPHPGNLFAMPDGRIAYIDFGMMDQLSELTKETLVDAIVHLVNKDYNELAADFVKLGFLTPDTNICPIVPALEAVLGQAIGQSVADFNFKSITDSFSELMYDYPFRVPAQFALIIRSLVTQEGIALSLNPNFKIVEVSYPYVARRLLTGETPQLRRRLLNVLFKDGKFQWERLENLIAIAQADKRFDLIPTAQLALQYLISEEGKFLRQQLLIALTEDDRLHTAEVQRIWNLVKDELKPNRILNVALDALTEISKERTAAILPLVSSFAIFPKQQ
- a CDS encoding M1 family metallopeptidase, whose product is MSQFYFDTDNNRHRSFELPGAKPHYNPDRPGQVEHIFLDLNLDIPSKSYQGTCVIQLKPIRNGIERLTLDAVNLNIQSVHVDDTPQVFEYDGSQLHIQLVSATVVGEAIKIAIAYSAEKPQRGIYFITPDQHYPHKPTQVWTQGEDEDSRFWFPCFDYPGQLSTSEIRVRVPKPNIAISNGTLIDTAEDGDAKIYHWLQEQVHPTYLMTLAVGDFAEIQDEWNGKPVTYYVEKGREADAQRTMGKTPRMIEFFSEKYGYLYPYPKYAQVCVDDFIFGGMENTSTTLLTDRCLLDERAALDNRNTESLVAHELAHQWFGDLVVIKHWSHAWIKEGMASYSEVMWTEHEYGAEEAAYYRLLEARNYLAEDSSRYRRPIVTHVYREAIELYDRHLYEKGSCVYHMIRAELGEELFWQAIHTFVQDNAHKTVETIDLLRAIEKATGRNLLFLFDQYVYRGGHPDFKVAYTWDGDSKLAKVTVTQTQAKEGSNGISSDLFDLKIPIAFGYTNSAESSPQLKTFTVRIHEKEQSFYFPLEEKPQFVSFDVGNNYLKTVTLEYPLPELKAQLEFDSDPISRIYAAEALAKKGGLEAVKALSQALKQNSFWGVCAEAAKQLAQVKLDQAFDGLVAGLEDDRPLVRRAVVEALADIKTHQSYKAIKPLVENGDPSYYVEASAMKAIGAIAGGTVDAKPKEEKVVKLLKSVLEQKAGWNEVVRAGAIAGLSQMKTAEPALDLILEYTKLGVPQALRLSAIRALGTISTGLSTVNLERVLQQLEELSRESFFLTQVSVVSALGQMETPKAIGILQALASQTPDGRVRRMAEEAVSRVQSTVGTDQGVKQLREELDALKQQNQELRSRLENLEAKSSH
- a CDS encoding DUF697 domain-containing protein — translated: MRTSQQESHLNRAKASLRQALSWYSHLRKSGGGYAIRHASRSRFSQDLPGLVKPEIDILNAALNKLDSNVVRIATFGLVSRGKSAVLNALMGEKILQTGPLHGVTQYPRSVRWTPSEKGKIQVELIDTPGLDEIEGQIRAQMAQDVARQADLILFVVAGDITRTEYQALCELRRAQKPLILVFNKIDLYPETDREAIYNNLRQLAVTQGDEVVSPDEIVMVAAEPAPLEVRVEWADDNVTYELETPAPQITELQQAILRILNREGRSLLALNALVQAREATATIAHKTVELRQQEAEDLIWQFTKYKALAVALNPIAFLDVLGGVVADLALIRSLARVYGLPMTGYEATKLLRTISLSSGGLLLTELGSGMFLGLGKSTAAIASSENPGNLTAYFGAAIAQGSIAGYGSYIVGHAAQVYLERGCTWGQLGTSTVIEEILAEVDRDTILYRLRQELSQHLN